A genome region from Coffea arabica cultivar ET-39 chromosome 7e, Coffea Arabica ET-39 HiFi, whole genome shotgun sequence includes the following:
- the LOC113702199 gene encoding uncharacterized protein: MGSLFHVIDYNQGNMAKKVVTQKRQVDGLEAPRNSLELPVETSQSFHGEDNRMFEYDVPYNWPENHFSTEAPMKKLISEEIYRKQNTKHNAPSVIARLMGVDMLPSETKPVAQKVEKKNELHAQNFCQENLLKNASIGHVPCASKSSRHKKFNSFDSIEGMNPDRWNDNAILDKPRPREHPQEEELQKFKKEFEAWQLARMKECSKVIELDCTPSQWIAQENLNKEKMVLYANSVRKMESEKPIELNEGRMAATERDYLHNKKMKSFTAGQLESVNARKRTPSVDFKLPPLVNSGEEFDAASGPSKIVILRPGPDTMGNCEESWASSPCISEERGSIEDFLEEVKERLKSELQGRNSKRSTSVRGGGIETPYSEKPSDPKQIAQRIAKQVRESVTRDLGMNLFRSESTRSYRSEIQFNGMGSPEFISRDTRRFLAERLRNVLKEEIHQGVPVVAQGSTRSSMLSSGRRRTEESRKVLSGKNKLRYWDGLKDESDFQSRSFRREPNDNTEIHEELSPRNLIRSLSAPVSGTSFGKLLLEDRHMMTGAQIRRKHEAFEKVTLNVKKRKKEKFNLREKVTSLKYSFTLKGRLFGRKIQSLEDQQDNKPDCVKDFLRRPSMMMSFYDRHENPTEVPPSPASVCSSVHEEYWRPAEYFSSTSVSDVASVEDSMMPNVFREIRSNLKELRRQLNELETDGSKDAIIDEQPMETDIIEIEDPMEAYIRDLLLFSGLYDGSCDKALAKWDLLGRPITNQVFEEVEESYKHRNKDDEGSIKDQGEKSNHKILYDLLNEALPNVLGPPVSMSKFMRKASHPAVRPLRGRKLSNQVWQIISGYVHPPPDKSFYSLDMMVARDLQSSPWSRLMDDDVNALGKDTESQIFGDLVDEMVKDLQSNFMEEKSCACGAL, encoded by the exons ATGGGAAGTTTATTCCACGTCATTGACTATAATCAAGGCAACATGGCTAAGAAAGTTGTTACACAAAAAAGACAGGTTGATG GTTTAGAGGCACCTCGAAACAGCTTGGAGCTGCCAGTAGAAACTTCCCAGAGCTTTCATGGTGAAGACAATAGAATG TTTGAATATGATGTGCCATACAACTGGCCTGAGAACCATTTTTCAACTGAGGCTCCAATGAAAAAGCTGATCAGTGAAGAAATATACAGAAAACAGAACACCAAACATAATGCACCGAGTGTAATAGCCCGTTTAATGGGAGTAGATATGTTACCATCAGAAACAAAACCAGTTGCACAGAAagttgagaaaaagaatgaactGCATGCACAAAACTTCTGTCAAGAGAACCTTTTGAAGAATGCCTCAATTGGTCATGTTCCTTGTGCATCAAAGTCTTCCAGACACAAGAAGTTCAATTCTTTTGACAGTATTGAAGGAATGAATCCCGATCGATGGAATGACAATGCAATTTTGGATAAACCCAGACCTCGTGAACATCCTCAAGAGGAGGAACTACAGAAGtttaaaaaagaatttgaagcaTGGCAATTGGCAAGGATGAAGGAATGTTCTAAGGTCATCGAACTTGATTGTACTCCAAGCCAGTGGATTGCTCAGGAGAACCTCAATAAGGAAAAGATGGTTCTTTATGCAAATTCAGTTAGAAAGATGGAAAGTGAAAAGCCCATTGAACTGAATGAGGGTAGAATGGCAGCAACTGAAAGAGATTATTTACATAACAAAAAAATGAAGTCTTTTACAGCTGGGCAACTGGAGTCAGttaatgcaaggaaaagaacaCCTAGTGTGGATTTTAAGCTGCCTCCTCTAGTGAATTCTGGTGAGGAATTTGATGCTGCCTCTGGACCCTCAAAAATTGTGATTCTGAGGCCTGGTCCTGATACAATGGGCAATTGTGAAGAGTCTTGGGCAAGTTCTCCATGTATTTCAGAAGAGCGGGGTAGTATAGAAGATTTTCTTGAGGAGGTCAAGGAAAGGCTGAAATCTGAGCTGCAAGGTAGAAATTCTAAAAGAAGCACAAGTGTCAGAGGAGGGGGAATCGAAACACCATATAGCGAAAAGCCATCAGATCCTAAACAGATAGCTCAACGTATAGCAAAACAGGTCAGAGAAAGTGTTACTAGGGACCTTGGAATGAACTTATTTCGCTCAGAATCTACAAGGTCTTATAGAAGTGAAATTCAGTTCAATGGAATGGGTTCTCCTGAGTTCATTAGCAGAGATACAAGAAGATTCTTGGCAGAAAGGTTGAGAAATGTTCTGaaggaagaaattcatcaaGGTGTACCTGTTGTTGCTCAAGGAAGCACAAGATCATCAATGTTGAGTAGTGGAAGGAGAAGAACAgaagaatcaagaaaagtctTGAGTGGAAAAAATAAATTGAGGTATTGGGATGGCTTGAAAGATGAATCAGATTTTCAAAGCAGATCTTTCAGACGGGAGCCCAATGACAATACAGAGATTCATGAGGAATTATCTCCAAGGAACCTCATTAGATCTTTGTCTGCCCCAGTATCGGGAACATCATTTGGGAAGCTGCTCCTTGAGGACCGGCATATGATGACTGGGGCTCAGATCAGAAGAAAGCATGAAGCATTCGAAAAGGTGACATTGAAtgtgaaaaagagaaaaaaggaaaagttcaATCTCCGAGAAAAAGTTACTAGTCTCAAATACAGTTTTACACTTAAAGGTAGGCTCTTTGGTAGAAAGATCCAATCCTTAGAGGATCAACAGGATAATAAACCGGATTGTGTGAAAGATTTCTTGAGGCGGCCAAGCATGATGATGAGCTTTTATGATAGACAT GAAAATCCTACCGAGGTGCCTCCAAGTCCTGCATCTGTGTGCAGCAGTGTTCATGAAGAGTACTGGAGGCCAGCAGAGTATTTTAGCTCAACATCAGTATCAGATGTAGCATCGGTAGAGGATAGCATGATGCCAAACGTTTTCAGAGAGATCAGATCGAACTTAAAAG AGCTAAGGAGGCAATTGAATGAACTCGAAACTGATGGTTCCAAGGATGCTATCATTGATGAGCAGCCAATGGAAACTGATATCATTGAGATTGAAGACCCAATGGAAGCATATATTAGAGATTTGCTTCTGTTTTCCGGTTTGTATGATGGTTCATGTGATAAAGCGTTAGCAAAATGGGACCTACTTGGAAGGCCTATCACCAATCAGGTATTTGAAGAAGTGGAAGAATCTTACAAACATAGGAATAAGGATGATGAAGGGTCCATTAAGGATCAAGGTGAGAAGTCAAATCATAAAATACTGTATGATTTGTTGAATGAAGCACTTCCAAATGTACTTGGACCACCTGTGTCAATGTCTAAATTCATGAGAAAGGCCAGTCATCCTGCCGTGCGGCCATTACGTGGAAGGAAGTTATCGAATCAAGTGTGGCAAATTATCAGTGGTTATGTACATCCCCCACCAGACAAATCTTTTTATTCTCTTGATATGATGGTTGCTCGAGATCTGCAGTCCTCTCCATGGTCTAGATTGATGGATGATGATGTCAACGCTCTAGGAAAGGATACGGAATCTCAGATTTTTGGAGATCTAGTTGATGAAATGGTCAAGGATTTACAGTCCAATTTTATGGAAGAAAAATCCTGTGCATGTGGAGCCTTGTGA
- the LOC113700432 gene encoding WUSCHEL-related homeobox 8-like isoform X1: protein MEWDKQPPQQPQATTAAAAAAAAEELNNGGMFVKVMTDEQMEVLRKQIAVYATICEQLVDLHKSLTSHHDLAGARLGNLYCDPLVTSAGHKITGRQRWTPTPVQLQILERIFDQGNGAPSKQKIKEITNELLQHGQISETNVYNWFQNRRARSKRKQQAAASNNIESEVETEVESPNDKKTKPEDLQSPHIPTSRNEELCFQNTDVSSGMLSIDPRSSKPEPMFPSDGSSKSAGSFGQMSFYGSMLSNPRMDQLLGKMEVPESYNPYLHAEDYNMTG, encoded by the exons ATGGAGTGGGATAAACAACCACCTCAGCAGCCACAAGCAACAACAGCTGCTgctgcagcagcagcagcagaagaACTCAATAATGGAGGAATGTTTGTTAAAGTTATGACTGATGAACAAATGGAAGTTCTCAGGAAGCAAATTGCTGTTTATGCTACCATCTGTGAACAGCTTGTTGATTTGCACAAATCTCTCACTTCCCATCATGATCTTGCAG GTGCCAGACTTGGAAATCTGTACTGTGACCCACTAGTGACATCTGCTGGTCATAAAATTACTGGTAGACAACGTTGGACCCCTACACCTGTCCAGCTTCAGATTCTTGAGCGTATATTTGATCAAGGGAATGGAGCTCCATCCAAGCAGAAGATCAAAGAGATAACTAATGAATTGTTACAGCACGGTCAAATATCTGAAACAAATGTCTACAATTGGTTTCAGAACAGGCGTGCTCGATCAAAGAGGAAGCAACAAGCAGCTGCATCAAACAACATTGAATCGGAAGTGGAGACGGAGGTTGAATCACCCAATGACAAGAAGACAAAGCCAGAGGATTTGCAGTCTCCACACATTCCAACTTCAAGGAACGAGGAACTCTGCTTTCAGAACACTGATGTAAGCTCAGGGATGCTTTCCATTGACCCACGTAGCAGTAAACCAGAGCCGATGTTCCCTTCAGATGGTAGTTCAAAGTCAGCTGGGAGTTTTGGCCAGATGTCCTTCTATGGAAGTATGTTATCAAACCCAA GAATGGACCAGTTGCTTGGGAAGATGGAGGTACCGGAGAGCTACAACCCTTATCTGCATGCAGAAGATTACAACATGACAGGCTGA
- the LOC113700432 gene encoding WUSCHEL-related homeobox 8-like isoform X2 — MEWDKQPPQQPQATTAAAAAAAAEELNNGGMFVKVMTDEQMEVLRKQIAVYATICEQLVDLHKSLTSHHDLAGARLGNLYCDPLVTSAGHKITGRQRWTPTPVQLQILERIFDQGNGAPSKQKIKEITNELLQHGQISETNVYNWFQNRRARSKRKQQAAASNNIESEVETEVESPNDKKTKPEDLQSPHIPTSRNEELCFQNTDVSSGMLSIDPRSSKPEPMFPSDGSSKSAGSFGQMSFYGRMDQLLGKMEVPESYNPYLHAEDYNMTG; from the exons ATGGAGTGGGATAAACAACCACCTCAGCAGCCACAAGCAACAACAGCTGCTgctgcagcagcagcagcagaagaACTCAATAATGGAGGAATGTTTGTTAAAGTTATGACTGATGAACAAATGGAAGTTCTCAGGAAGCAAATTGCTGTTTATGCTACCATCTGTGAACAGCTTGTTGATTTGCACAAATCTCTCACTTCCCATCATGATCTTGCAG GTGCCAGACTTGGAAATCTGTACTGTGACCCACTAGTGACATCTGCTGGTCATAAAATTACTGGTAGACAACGTTGGACCCCTACACCTGTCCAGCTTCAGATTCTTGAGCGTATATTTGATCAAGGGAATGGAGCTCCATCCAAGCAGAAGATCAAAGAGATAACTAATGAATTGTTACAGCACGGTCAAATATCTGAAACAAATGTCTACAATTGGTTTCAGAACAGGCGTGCTCGATCAAAGAGGAAGCAACAAGCAGCTGCATCAAACAACATTGAATCGGAAGTGGAGACGGAGGTTGAATCACCCAATGACAAGAAGACAAAGCCAGAGGATTTGCAGTCTCCACACATTCCAACTTCAAGGAACGAGGAACTCTGCTTTCAGAACACTGATGTAAGCTCAGGGATGCTTTCCATTGACCCACGTAGCAGTAAACCAGAGCCGATGTTCCCTTCAGATGGTAGTTCAAAGTCAGCTGGGAGTTTTGGCCAGATGTCCTTCTATGGAA GAATGGACCAGTTGCTTGGGAAGATGGAGGTACCGGAGAGCTACAACCCTTATCTGCATGCAGAAGATTACAACATGACAGGCTGA
- the LOC113701343 gene encoding uncharacterized protein, with amino-acid sequence MDESSAAADSFENGRYKYIHDIHNGPPEAIDVHRIVLQRSSQKKLLIFCFLALLLFASPPFFFFVQQLNLLTTLPWSLLVGGLFVRLLSQKLVKKESVIILPAFGVQLETQYGSGRTIRRFVPISKILKPVLNECVTPVTCYWSLALIIRGEEELMLVFKELYPPVKMLVPIWKAICAAIDVEET; translated from the exons ATGGATGAATCCTCTGCAGCAGCTGATTCGTTCGAGAATGGCAGATACAAATACATACACGATATTCACAACGGCCCACCTGAAGCCATAGACGTTCATCGCATTGTTCTCCAAAGAAGCAGTCAAAAGAAGCTCTTAATTTTCTGCTTCCTTGCTTTGCTTCTCTTCGCAAGTcctcccttcttcttctttgttcaACAg CTTAATTTACTCACCACACTTCCATGGAGTCTGCTTGTGGGTGGATTGTTTGTCAGACTGTTATCGCAGAAGCTGGTTAAGAAAG AGTCTGTTATCATCCTGCCAGCTTTTGGGGTTCAGCTTGAGACTCAATATGGAAG TGGAAGAACCATTCGCCGCTTTGTTCCCATTAGCAAGATCTTGAAACCTGTGCTGAATGAGTGTGTGACCCCAGTTACTTGTTACTGGAGCCTAGCCCTGATTATACGTGGAGAAGAAGAACTCATGTTGGTTTTTAAG GAACTCTATCCACCTGTAAAAATGTTAGTGCCCATCTGGAAGGCTATCTGTGCTGCTATTGATGTTGAGGAAACATGA